The window ATGAAACGCATCTTGGGATTGGAGAAAGCACGTTGCTGGGCCACCTTGTTGGCACGGAGGGTGTCGCGACGGTGAATCAGGGTCACGGTGTCCGCAAATTTGGTGAGGAACAGCCCTTCTTCCACGGCAGCATCTCCACCGCCCACCACCACGACATTTTTGCCTCTGTAGAAGAAGCCGTCACAGGTGGCACAGGTGCTGACCCCACGGCCCCAGAATTTCTCTTCACCAGGAACATGCAGGGCTTTGGGGTTGGCTCCGGTGGCCACAATCACCATCTTGCCGAAGTAGGTGGTGTCGTACCCTTTGACCTTGAAGCCGCCATCGACTTTTTCGATGCCCTGAACTTCATCCATCACCAGTGGGCTGCCGAAACGCTCAGCCTGCTGGACCATGCGCTGGGAGAGTTCAAAACCGCTGATGGGTTCAGGAAAGCCAGGGTAGTTCTCGACTTCTTCGGTCTGGGCGATCTGGCCGCCAGGCTGACCTTTTTCGATGATGACGGTCTTCAGGTTTGCACGGCCTGCGTAGATGCCTGCAGTGAGTCCTGCCGGTCCGCCGCCAATGATCACGATGTCGTAGTGTTCCATGTCGGATTCCCCTCCAAAAGTATGGTCATGATACTGCAAGCCTGAAGGTGAAGACAGTGCATTGCACAAACTTGCATCACAATTCAAGGTTGCTTCTGACAATCCTTCGTTCAATTGTCTTTTTTCTGGGGCCGTTCCAAAAACGGTGAAAGCCCCTGAGATCCAGAGGCTTTCACCGGCGCGAGGAGGTGGTGCATGCAGTGTCACCAAGAGAGTGACTTGCGTGAAGGTCTGAGGTGTGAGGTTGAAGTGACCTTCGTGCTCTCTTGTGGCTTCACTGTACCCCCGACAAGTCGGGCAAATGTCCTGCCAGGTTGATGTGTGTGTTTCTGTTGAGAACAAATTGAGAAGACTGTTACAAATTAGAAGATTTAGCGTACTCATGGGCATAGGGGTTTACTCAGGGGGTATGGGCTGTGTACAATGAGATGTTGCCATTTGTGGTTTTCGGGCCACGGTGGTTTAAGGAGGAACATAGTTAATGGAAGACAAGGCTACTCAGACCCCGGTCAACGAGACCGCTCAGACCACCGATACCACTCGCGAATACCCCGCCATGACCATGGAAGACGTGCTGAGCACCGAAGTTCAATACAAAGAGCCCCAGCGCGGCGACGTGGTGAATGGCACCGTGGTGTTCATCTCCAGCGAAGGTATCCATGTGGATGTTGGGGCCAAAGTTGAAGGTGTCATTCCCTTCAGCCAGATTCACGAAGAACCCATCACCCAAGAGCAAGCCCAGGAGCTCTTCAAAGCAGGCGATCAAATCGAAGCCTACGTGGTTCGCGTGGACCTGCCCAACTCCACCATTGTGCTGAGCAAACGTCGTGCTGACCAGGATCGTGGCTGGCGCGTGCTGGACACCTTGTTCAAAGATGGCAAGGAGTTCACCGTGGACATCCTCGAGAAGGTCCGCGGCGGTCTGGTGGCTTCCATTGAAGGCATTCGTGCGTTCCTGCCCGCTTCCCAGGTGGACACCCGTCGTGTGAACGACCTGACCCCCTATGTGGGCAAGCCCCTGGAAGTCAAACTGATCGAACTGAACAAAAAGCGCAACCGCGTGATCATCTCCCACCGCTCCATCATGGAAGACCGCAAGGCCAGAGCCAAAGCCGACACCCTCGGCAAGCTCGAAGCCGGTGCTGTCCTTGAAGGCGAAGTTGTGGAAATCACCGATTTCGGTGTGTTCGTCAGCCTCGGTGGCCTTGACGGACTGGTGCACCGCAGCGAACTGACCCACGCCCGTTTCAACCACCCCAAAGAAGTGGTCAAACTCGGCGACAAAGTTCAGGTTCAGGTCATCGACCTCGATGGTGACCGCGAGCGCATCAACCTGAGCATGAAAGCCCTGCAGAACGACCCCTGGCAGAGTGCTGTCGAGAAGTACCAGATTGGTGCCCGCGTGAGCGGCAAAGTCACCAACCTGACCAACTTCGGTGCTTTTGTTGAACTCGAGCCCGGTCTCGAAGGCCTGATCCACGTGACCGAGATGAGCTGGACCAAGCGCATCCGTCACCCCCAGGAAATGGTCAAAGTGGGCGACACCGTGGAAGCCGTTGTTCTGCGCATCGACAACAAGGACCGTCGCATCAGCCTCGGTCTGCGCCAGACCACCGAAGATCCCTGGTCCACCCTGCCTGACCGTCTGCCCCCCGGAACCCCCGTCAAGGGCAAGATCACTGGCATCACCGACTTCGGTGTGTTCATGGAGATCGAAGAAGGCATCGAGGGTCTGATCCACATCAGCGAACTCAGCCACGACCGCGTCACCAACCCCGCTGAACTGTTCAAGCGTGGCGACGAGATCGACGCTGTGATCCTGAACATCGACCCCATGGAGCAGCGTGCCAGCCTCAGCCGCAAGCGCACCATCCCCTACGACGGCCCTGCCCGCGACTACACCAAACAAGGTGGCGGCGAGCGCAGCGAACGTCCCCAGGGCGGCGGTCAACGTGGCGGTCAGGGTGGCGGCAACCGTCGCAAGCGCGAAGGTTTCGACTACGACTACAGCTACGCCAAGGAAAGCACCACCAGTGCTTCCAGCGGTAAAATCTCCACCAAGCTCGGCGACGTGTACGCTGACCTGTTTGCCCAGTTCGGCATCGGTGGCAAGAAAGAAGAAGGCAAAGAGTAATCCTCTTTGTGTCAAAAGTGGGAGGGCTTCTGCCCTCCTTCTCTTTTTTGTGATATTATGTTATTAGCATAATAGATGTTTTGGGTTTTACCCCTGCTTGTTCTTTTGTTGTGAAGAAAGCCTGTTCAATTCACAGAAAGAAATGTTACCATTTCGTAACTCTACGGAGCTGTCCTTTACGGAAAAACCCCCTTTAACGGAGAAACCATGGAAAAACACTATCTTGAGTATTCGGACCCCAACGGCGCAGAACACAAGTTTTATGAAGTCACCATCAACGACGCAGCTCTGGTGATCCGATATGGCCGCATTGGCACCGACGGTCAGACCCAGAGCAAGACCTTTGCCAGCTTTGAAAAAGCAAAAGCAGAGGCAGACAAAAAAATCAAAGAGAAAAAACGCAAGGGATATGAAGACGCTGTTCAGGGCGTGCGGCAGAAACGTTCGATCACCAGACGCAGTGTGGAAGAAGTCAGGCCTGCCAGTTCCGCCAGCAAAGCTCCCGTGCTCTGGCGGATGAAGACAGGATCAAGTGCTTTTGGCATTTACGCCGACAGTGAACGGGTCTGGGTGGGCAACCAGGGCGGCAAAGTCATCGCAGTGGACCACTCTGGCGAAACCCTGAGCACCTTTCAGCTTCCCGAAGGGGTCAAGTGCCTGGTCAGTGACGGCATGTTCATGTACGCCGGATGCGATGATGGCAACGTCTACGACCTGACGGGCAAGGTGCCTTTCGTGGCCTACAATATTGACGAAAGCGTGGACATTTACTGGCTTGACATCCACAAAGGTGTGCTCGGGGTGTCCGACTCTCATGGCAACATCTATGCCTTCAACCCGGAGAGCGAAAACCAGTGGGGCAATGTGAATGGAAGTGGTTCTGCAGGCTGGATGGTCCGCATGGACGATGAAGGCGTCTATCACGGCCACAGTGGTGGCGTTGCGGCCTACGATCCCCAGAGCGGCATAGAACTCTGGAAGGCCAAAACCCAGGGTGCAGTGCTGTTCGGCTGGCAGGACCAGGACCATGTGTATGCGGCAACGGCAATGCGCGCAGTCCAGCGTTTCGACAAGAAAGGCAACCTGCAGCAGACCTACAAGTGCGATGCTGCGGTGTTTTCCTGCGCTTCCAGCCCGGATGGAGAGTACATCTTTGCCGGAGACAACTCCAGTGCCATCTATGCTTTCTCCAAAGACGGCACCCGCCTGTGGAAGCTGAACTCAGGCTGCTCGTCTGCCCTGTCCATGCAATACCTGAACGAGCGCCTGTTCATCGTGACCACAGACGGGTCTCTGGCCATGATCGACGCCTCCCCTGCAGCCATTGCGGCAGCCCAGCAAGGCCAGCTCCCACAGGTCAAGGACATCAAGGCCCAGGCCGCCCAGGGCACTGCTCCTCTGCAACGCCAGACCCTGCAACGTGCCCAGTACACCGGTCAGGGCGTGGTGCTCAGGTGCGTAAAAGAGGGCGGCAAATTGCGCATTCGCGTGGAAACCGAAGGCTACCACGACAGCTGGAACGTGCAGTTCCCCAAAGACCTGCGTGAAGAAGGTGCCCGTTATCTGGTCGATGAGGTCGCAGAAACGGGCGGATTCTATCGGGTGGTCGGAGAGATCCGGAAGCTGGATTGAAAACCGGTACGGAGAGTGTGATGTTTGGTGTGCCTGCCCATCACCTGAACTGGCACGATGCCCTTGTGGAAGAAGTCAGGATGGAGGGGACCACCCTGAGCGTTCTGCTGGACTTTCCTCTCTATTCACAGTCGTTCTACCAGGACCATCTGCCTGAGAACCTGAAGGTGCAGGCATCCTTTGATCAGGTGCATTTTCTGAGCCCAGAATGGAACCAGCTCATGCAGAGCCCCTCAGGCCTCTGGGATGCAGAAATCCGAACTGCGCATTTCCAGAAAGACGAAGAGCGCTGGAGACTGGAACTGGCTGTAGAGGTGGAGGATTATCCCAGCAAGCGCAGAGACCCCCTGTTTCTCGTGATGGAGTATGCTTCCCTGCAATTGACGGATCAAGCAGGCAAACAAATCGCCTGATTGAACTGAAAACCAAAAACCAGAGGCCACAAGCCTCTGGTTTCTTTCTTGTTTTTTGCGCTTCAAATCACAGGCAGAGGTCGTTCAGGTTCCAGTCATGCTGGTCGAGCAGCAGGCGCGATTCATCCACTCCAAGGCCGCGTTTGATCATCACGCAGGCGGTTTTGACCTGCCAGTCGCAGTGTTCCAGGGCTTCTCTGGCCTGCTCGGGGGTGGCGTCCACGCAGGCCAGAACCATCTGGATGGCGCGGTTGTAAAGTTTCTGGTTGGTGGCTTTCATGTCCACCATCAGGTTGTTGTAGATTTTGCCGAGGCGCAGCATGATGGCGCAGCTCAGGGTGTTCAGGGTGATTTTCTGGGCGGTTCCTGCCTTCAGGCGGGTGGAACCGTTGATCACTTCAGGGCCCGTTTCAAGAAGGATCGGGCAGTCTGACTGTTCGAGCAGGGGTGAGCCCGCGTTGTTGGCAATGCCAATGGTGAGGGCACCTGCAAGTTGCGCCCTTTTCAGCACACCCAGGGTGTATGGGGTGCGGCCAGATGCAGTCACCAGGATGAAGACATCGTGCCGGGTCGGGTTCAGCACATCGGCTTCATTGAATCCCGCACCAGCATCGTCTTCTGCGGCTTCCTGGGCGGTCCACTCGGCGGCGGTTCCACCTGCAAGCAGGGAGATGGAGCGGTTCAGGGGCCAGCTGAAGGTCGGTGGAAGTTCGGCAGCGTCAAGAGCGGCCAGGCGACCACTGGTTCCAGCTCCTGCGTAAATCAGGCGTCCACCCTGTTTGAGGTGGTAGGCGGCATTTTCTGCAGCAGTGGCAATGCTCTGGGCAGCGTTCTGTACAGCAATGGCAGCTTCGGCCTGATCGCGGGACAGGATCAGCACCGCCTCGACCGTGTCTTGCGGGTTGAGAATTCGGGATTCGGATTGGATGGCTTCTGTACTGGTGGTCATGCTTCCCCCTCACTGTGCCTGTTCGGATTCAGGTGTCTAACCCGATCCTTTCATACCAAGATAATACCAGTATAATACCAATAAGGGAGGTGATTGCCAAAAAGGCTAGAAGTGGTATTATGATGGTATCTATGTTACACGATGTGCTGACCCAGGCTTCGAAGAGCCTCAACCCCACCGACTCCACACCCATGTACCTTCAGGTGGCAGGGATTCTGGAGAAGATGATCGACGATCAGGTCTTCACCGAGGGCAGTGCACTTCCGTCTGAACGCGATCTCACACAGGCTTTCAACGTTTCACGCGTGACCATCAGGCAGGCCCTCGGGGTGCTGGAAGAACGGGAACGCCTGACCCGCAAACGGGGCAGCGGAACCTATGTTGCCTCCAAACGGATCATGCAATCCCTGAGTTCCTTGACCAGTTTCAGCGATGACATGCGGGCAAGAGGCATGGTCCCAGGTGCACGGGTGATCTCCTTTGAGCGCTCCCGACCCAACCCCTCCGAGGCCCTCAACCTGGGGATCAGTCCCACCCAGGAGGTCTACCGCTTAAAACGCCTGAGAACCGCCAATGACATTCCCCTGGCCATCGAAACCAGTGTCCTGCCCACCACCATCCTCCAGCAGAACCTGAGCCGTGAAGACATCGAGAACCACTCGCTCTACACCTTCCTGCAGAAACAGGGGCGCTATCCTTCCCGTGCACTGCAACACCTGCGTGCCAAAAGTGCCGATCCGGACACCGCCCACCTGCTCAACCTGCCCAAAAACTCTGCGGTCCTTCACACCGAGCGCATCACCTGGGACCAGGACGGCAGACTGCTGGAATACGTGGTGTCGAGCTACCGTGGCGACATGTATGACTTCATTGTGGAACTGAAAACCGGCCTGTAAACCTTCTTGTCTGGCTGTTTCTTCTGTGGACCTGCCTTCAGGCAGGCTCCAGAGGATAACCATTCCCACAGCACAGCAACCCCTGCCCCTTCAACATCAAGCCAGACCTGTACGCAAGCACAGGACGGAATTTTCTTGCCTGAGGAGATACACCATGCAGATTCAAGGACGCGTCCTCACCCCCACCGGATTCCAGAATGCCAGAATTGTCTTTTCGGACCGCATCGAAGAGCTGCGGCCTGTTCAGGAAAGCAAGAACATCATCCTTCCAGGGTTCATCGATGTGCACAACCACGGGGGTGCAGGTGGAGACACCATGGACGGGCTGGAAGGCCTTCAGAAGATGCGGATGTTCCATGCCCAGCACGGCACCACGTCCATTCTGGCGACCACCATCACCAATCCGTGGGAGAACATCGTCAGTGCCCTGAAAGCGGTGAAAGAAGCCCAGGGCATCCGACACGGTGCGGACCTGCCCGGTGTGCACCTTGAGGGCCCTTTCATCAGCTCTGGACGGCTTGGAGCCCAGCCTCCATTTGCCATCTCCCCCACCAAGGAGCTGCTGGATGAGATTCTTGCTCTGGATGTGATTCGCCTCACCACCGTTGCACCTGAAATTGAAGGGGTCATTGAAAGCCTCCCACAGCTGATCCAGGCAGGGGTCCGCATCAGCATCGGGCACACCCGGGCCAGCTTTGATCAGGTGATGGATTTCATCAAGACGGCCCAGGGGCTCGGGGGAACTGTTGCAGCCACCCACGTCTACAACGCCATGGGGGGCCTGACCGGACGCGATCCCAGCATTCTGGGTGCTGTCCTGATCAGCCGCAGCATTTACGGGGAGTTGATTCTGGACCTGCACCATGTGCATCCTGGCAGTTTCGAACTGGCAAGGCAGATGAAACCCGGCAAACTGATGTTGATCACCGACGCCATGCGTGCGGCAGGGCTGGGGGATGGGGTCAGCGACCTCGGCGGCCAGACCGTTTACGTCAAAGACAACAAAGCAAGCCTTGCCGATGGCACCATCGCAGGCAGCCTGCTGACCCTCGATCAGGCCCTCAGGAATGCTGTGAGCCTGGGTGTCCCCCTGGAAGAAGCTTCCAGGATGCTCAGTGCCACTCCAGCAGAATACCTGGGGCTGTACGACCGGGGCAGCATCTCTTTAGGAAAACGTGCAGATTTTGTTGTTCTGGATGACAATCTGCAGGTCATTGACACCATTGTTGGTGGAAGGAGCATCCATGAGTGATCCCCTGATGTTGCAGGAGACCCGCGAAGCCCCCTCGGTTGTGAGACGCCTGCTGCAAGAAAACCAGCAGCGTGTGGACACCCTCTGGCAGGTGATTCAGGAGCGTCAACCCCTGTTTGCCGTGACCATTGCGCGGGGGTCCAGTGATCACGCCAGCCTGTACCTGAAATACGCCATTGAACTGACCCTTGGCATTCCTGTCGCCAGCTTTGCACCCAGCGTCAGCAGCGTGTACCACAAGACCCTGAACCTGCAAAGGGGTCTGGTCATCGCGATCTCCCAGTCTGGAGCGTCTCCAGATGTGGTGGAGTCGGTGAAAGCGGCCAGAGCCAGTGGCGCAATCACCCTGGCCATCACCAACAATGTGGATTCTCCGCTGGCCTCTGCTGCAGAATTTCTGCTGCCCATGCAGGCTGGGCCAGAGAAGGCTGTGGCAGCAACCAAGAGCTTTGTCGCCAGTGCTGCGGCTTTCCTGCACCTGCTGGGTGAGGCCGATCCCGAACTGAAAGCAGCCCTGCACACCCTGCCTGACGTGCAGGAAAAAGCCCTGCAGCTTGAGGACAGCCTGCGCCTGACGGCAGACCGTTACCGTTATGCCAGCAGCATGGTGATTCTGGCCCGGGGCCCCCACTTCGGGATTGCCCACGAGTCTGCCCTCAAGCTCAAAGAGACCACAGGCATTCATGCAGAGGCCTACTCCACTGCCGAATTCAGCCACGGACCCACCCGCATCATCGAGCAGGGCTTCCCGATTCTGGCCTACCAGACCCGGGATGTGACCCAGCCTCTGAATGAGGAAGCGTATAAGGACCTTGAAGGCAGAGGAGCAGACCTGCTGACCATTGGTGCGTCCAGCCTGCTGAATCGGGCGACCCAGGTGATCACCCCTCCGGCAGACCATCCCCTGCTCGACCCTCTGGTCAACATCCTGCCGTTTTACCTGTTCAGTGGGTATGTGGCTCTGGCCCGCAATCTGAACCCGGACAATCCTCCACACCTGAAAAAGGTGACGCTGACCCGTTGATTCTGGACTGATGATGGGGCGAGCCGACGGCCCGCCCCGACAATGATGGTTCAGAATGTAAAGTCCCATGCAAATGGGACTTTTTTGTGAAAATTGACCCTTCCCTTCTCATCTGAATTGCCTATGCTAAAAGGTATGGGAATTAAAGCCAGACATCTCATTGGACTTGCAGCACTTGGAGGTCTCGCGTGGTACCTGCGGGACAAGAACCTCACCCATGTCATTGCCCGTGGCGCCCTTGATTTTCCAGCCAGCAAACAAAACCCCAGCCAGCTCCTCAAAGCCCTGGAGGACACCCAGACCCAGCTGTCCAGAAAATTTCGTGACCTGCCGGACACCCCTGAAAACCGCAAGCAACTCGGGCACATTCTGGCCATTGAACGCTGGGGCACCAACCGCCTGAAGGTCTTCAATGGAGCGGAATACCACAAGGACTCCTCCCACGAGTATTACCCTGCAGACGACGCCACCTGGGAAGACCTGATGAACCAGTTTGTGGAAACGCGCCTGGAAACCATCCGGGTGGGTCAGGAGGCACTGGCAAATGGCAAGGACCAGAAAGTCGAGCACAACCAGCTTGGCCCCCTCTCCCCTGCCGGGTGGCTCAAGTACCTGAATTACCATGCCTACCTGGAGGCCACCAAATTCAAGAAAGCTGAACCTGTGAGCACCCAGGAAGCTCAGGACAGTGGATCACAGACCCCAGGCCTGCAAAGCTGACACATTCTGAAAGGTCAGGATGCTTTTCCACTCCTGATCTGCCTCCCTGTTTCCCCACGAAAAGCCTGGCTCCCAGTGACCCTGGGGGCTTTGTGTTTCCAGCATCAGGTCCAGTTGTGTTTGCACGGCATCCTCCAGATCGAACGCCAGAGGATGTTCAGGGGTGTCGGCGATTTGCAAAGGCAGCAGCACATATCCTTGCATGGCGTCTTTGTGGTCTGGAATGGTCGGCAAGACACGTTCCCTGAACACTTGCAGCAGAGGCGCACGGTACACTTCGGGGAATTCTTCTGTGCCCAGCAGGTGGGCCAGACAGATCAGGTCGTGCATCTCACTGGCATGTTCGGCATGTTTGAGCACATCATCGGTGAGCTGCACCAGCACCTCTTCAGGAACGAGTTCCTGATAAACCCACAGGGAGCCCAGCAGGTCGGCTCTTGGATTCAGTTTGCAGCCAGAAAACCTCTGGATCAGCGTTCCATCTGTGTTGTCCCACCAGGGGGCGTGGGGAGCATTCTGGGCCTCCTGAGGAATGATGCGCCAGGTCATTGTTTCCTGGTCAAGGGTGTCCAGCAGGTACTTCACTGCAAATTGCACCATGGGTTCTGTGACAGACATGCCCAGCCTTCGGGCTTCTCTTAA of the Deinococcus cellulosilyticus NBRC 106333 = KACC 11606 genome contains:
- a CDS encoding SIS domain-containing protein gives rise to the protein MSDPLMLQETREAPSVVRRLLQENQQRVDTLWQVIQERQPLFAVTIARGSSDHASLYLKYAIELTLGIPVASFAPSVSSVYHKTLNLQRGLVIAISQSGASPDVVESVKAARASGAITLAITNNVDSPLASAAEFLLPMQAGPEKAVAATKSFVASAAAFLHLLGEADPELKAALHTLPDVQEKALQLEDSLRLTADRYRYASSMVILARGPHFGIAHESALKLKETTGIHAEAYSTAEFSHGPTRIIEQGFPILAYQTRDVTQPLNEEAYKDLEGRGADLLTIGASSLLNRATQVITPPADHPLLDPLVNILPFYLFSGYVALARNLNPDNPPHLKKVTLTR
- a CDS encoding N-acetylmuramic acid 6-phosphate etherase, which encodes MTTSTEAIQSESRILNPQDTVEAVLILSRDQAEAAIAVQNAAQSIATAAENAAYHLKQGGRLIYAGAGTSGRLAALDAAELPPTFSWPLNRSISLLAGGTAAEWTAQEAAEDDAGAGFNEADVLNPTRHDVFILVTASGRTPYTLGVLKRAQLAGALTIGIANNAGSPLLEQSDCPILLETGPEVINGSTRLKAGTAQKITLNTLSCAIMLRLGKIYNNLMVDMKATNQKLYNRAIQMVLACVDATPEQAREALEHCDWQVKTACVMIKRGLGVDESRLLLDQHDWNLNDLCL
- a CDS encoding 30S ribosomal protein S1, whose product is MEDKATQTPVNETAQTTDTTREYPAMTMEDVLSTEVQYKEPQRGDVVNGTVVFISSEGIHVDVGAKVEGVIPFSQIHEEPITQEQAQELFKAGDQIEAYVVRVDLPNSTIVLSKRRADQDRGWRVLDTLFKDGKEFTVDILEKVRGGLVASIEGIRAFLPASQVDTRRVNDLTPYVGKPLEVKLIELNKKRNRVIISHRSIMEDRKARAKADTLGKLEAGAVLEGEVVEITDFGVFVSLGGLDGLVHRSELTHARFNHPKEVVKLGDKVQVQVIDLDGDRERINLSMKALQNDPWQSAVEKYQIGARVSGKVTNLTNFGAFVELEPGLEGLIHVTEMSWTKRIRHPQEMVKVGDTVEAVVLRIDNKDRRISLGLRQTTEDPWSTLPDRLPPGTPVKGKITGITDFGVFMEIEEGIEGLIHISELSHDRVTNPAELFKRGDEIDAVILNIDPMEQRASLSRKRTIPYDGPARDYTKQGGGERSERPQGGGQRGGQGGGNRRKREGFDYDYSYAKESTTSASSGKISTKLGDVYADLFAQFGIGGKKEEGKE
- a CDS encoding GntR family transcriptional regulator; this encodes MLHDVLTQASKSLNPTDSTPMYLQVAGILEKMIDDQVFTEGSALPSERDLTQAFNVSRVTIRQALGVLEERERLTRKRGSGTYVASKRIMQSLSSLTSFSDDMRARGMVPGARVISFERSRPNPSEALNLGISPTQEVYRLKRLRTANDIPLAIETSVLPTTILQQNLSREDIENHSLYTFLQKQGRYPSRALQHLRAKSADPDTAHLLNLPKNSAVLHTERITWDQDGRLLEYVVSSYRGDMYDFIVELKTGL
- the nagA gene encoding N-acetylglucosamine-6-phosphate deacetylase; this translates as MQIQGRVLTPTGFQNARIVFSDRIEELRPVQESKNIILPGFIDVHNHGGAGGDTMDGLEGLQKMRMFHAQHGTTSILATTITNPWENIVSALKAVKEAQGIRHGADLPGVHLEGPFISSGRLGAQPPFAISPTKELLDEILALDVIRLTTVAPEIEGVIESLPQLIQAGVRISIGHTRASFDQVMDFIKTAQGLGGTVAATHVYNAMGGLTGRDPSILGAVLISRSIYGELILDLHHVHPGSFELARQMKPGKLMLITDAMRAAGLGDGVSDLGGQTVYVKDNKASLADGTIAGSLLTLDQALRNAVSLGVPLEEASRMLSATPAEYLGLYDRGSISLGKRADFVVLDDNLQVIDTIVGGRSIHE
- the trxB gene encoding thioredoxin-disulfide reductase; translated protein: MEHYDIVIIGGGPAGLTAGIYAGRANLKTVIIEKGQPGGQIAQTEEVENYPGFPEPISGFELSQRMVQQAERFGSPLVMDEVQGIEKVDGGFKVKGYDTTYFGKMVIVATGANPKALHVPGEEKFWGRGVSTCATCDGFFYRGKNVVVVGGGDAAVEEGLFLTKFADTVTLIHRRDTLRANKVAQQRAFSNPKMRFIWDTVVEEVLGGEVVNGVRLKNLKTGEVYDHATDGVFVFIGHVPNTAFLGDLVKLRDDGYIDVKEDIFTSTEGVLAAGDVSDYVFRQLATSVGAGTRAAMTAEKLLAHAEVEHA
- a CDS encoding WGR domain-containing protein — encoded protein: MEKHYLEYSDPNGAEHKFYEVTINDAALVIRYGRIGTDGQTQSKTFASFEKAKAEADKKIKEKKRKGYEDAVQGVRQKRSITRRSVEEVRPASSASKAPVLWRMKTGSSAFGIYADSERVWVGNQGGKVIAVDHSGETLSTFQLPEGVKCLVSDGMFMYAGCDDGNVYDLTGKVPFVAYNIDESVDIYWLDIHKGVLGVSDSHGNIYAFNPESENQWGNVNGSGSAGWMVRMDDEGVYHGHSGGVAAYDPQSGIELWKAKTQGAVLFGWQDQDHVYAATAMRAVQRFDKKGNLQQTYKCDAAVFSCASSPDGEYIFAGDNSSAIYAFSKDGTRLWKLNSGCSSALSMQYLNERLFIVTTDGSLAMIDASPAAIAAAQQGQLPQVKDIKAQAAQGTAPLQRQTLQRAQYTGQGVVLRCVKEGGKLRIRVETEGYHDSWNVQFPKDLREEGARYLVDEVAETGGFYRVVGEIRKLD